One Natrinema longum genomic window carries:
- a CDS encoding metal ABC transporter permease, whose amino-acid sequence MRHGTSLRRRLEHVGIGLTAALAVAMVGLLAVDALRSVPVAGGVYDQARLAGQLLDHALGTNVFAHPFMWRSIATGILIGIVAPLVGTYLVHREMALIGETLAHTAFAGVAIGLLVNAMTGWDGPLMVVALVVGVLGALGVQWLIERTDTYGDVPIAIMLTGSFAVGTLIISLDRTSGINVRDYLFGNISVVTPSGARLMAVLSVLVVLVVVATYKQLLFITFDEQAARVARLNVTWYNTLLIVMTAVVVVGALQILGVILVAAMLVVPVAAATQIAHSFRETLFLSILFGQVAVIGGFVVSISQSLPTGGSIVVVAIACYLLAILASSRSTAAISTR is encoded by the coding sequence ATGCGTCACGGCACCTCCCTCCGTCGACGGCTCGAGCACGTCGGGATCGGTCTGACCGCGGCCCTCGCGGTCGCGATGGTCGGCTTGCTCGCCGTCGACGCACTGCGGTCGGTCCCCGTCGCAGGCGGAGTGTACGATCAGGCGCGACTCGCGGGCCAGTTGCTGGACCACGCGCTCGGAACGAACGTCTTTGCTCATCCGTTCATGTGGCGGTCGATCGCGACGGGAATCCTGATCGGCATCGTCGCACCGCTGGTCGGTACCTATCTCGTCCACCGAGAGATGGCACTGATCGGCGAGACGTTGGCCCATACCGCCTTCGCCGGGGTCGCAATCGGTCTCCTCGTAAACGCGATGACCGGCTGGGATGGCCCGCTGATGGTCGTCGCGTTGGTCGTGGGAGTCCTCGGTGCCCTCGGCGTTCAGTGGCTGATCGAACGGACCGACACCTACGGCGACGTGCCGATCGCGATCATGCTAACCGGCAGTTTCGCCGTCGGGACGCTCATCATCAGTTTAGACCGAACGAGCGGGATCAACGTGAGAGACTACCTCTTCGGCAATATCTCCGTCGTCACCCCCTCCGGGGCGCGACTGATGGCCGTCCTCAGCGTCCTCGTCGTCCTCGTCGTCGTCGCGACCTACAAGCAACTGCTGTTCATCACGTTCGACGAGCAGGCTGCCCGGGTCGCCCGCCTCAACGTCACCTGGTACAACACCCTACTGATCGTGATGACGGCCGTCGTCGTCGTCGGCGCGCTCCAGATCCTGGGCGTGATCCTCGTCGCCGCGATGCTCGTCGTTCCCGTCGCGGCCGCCACCCAGATCGCCCACAGCTTCCGAGAGACGCTGTTCCTCTCGATTCTCTTCGGACAGGTCGCGGTTATCGGCGGCTTCGTCGTCTCGATCTCTCAGAGCCTTCCCACCGGCGGCTCGATCGTCGTCGTCGCCATCGCCTGTTACCTGCTCGCGATCCTCGCCTCGAGTCGCTCCACGGCCGCTATTTCGACCCGCTGA
- the dpsA gene encoding DNA starvation/stationary phase protection protein DpsA → MSTQKTVRQSADTVEGNELRLEQEKAEQIVDALNTELANSYVLYHQLKKHHWVVEGAEFLPLHEFLEEAYTHVEDGADVIAERAQALGGVPVSGPSNQEDRATVEFEGEDVYDVRTMFENDLEIYGDIIESMRDSIELAENLGDHATAQILREILVTLEEDGHHFEHYLEDETLVLEEATH, encoded by the coding sequence ATGAGCACTCAGAAAACCGTCCGTCAATCGGCTGATACCGTCGAGGGGAACGAGCTTCGCCTCGAGCAAGAGAAGGCCGAACAGATCGTCGACGCGCTGAACACGGAGCTGGCCAACTCGTACGTGCTCTACCACCAGTTGAAGAAACACCACTGGGTGGTCGAGGGTGCCGAGTTCCTGCCGCTCCACGAGTTCCTCGAGGAAGCCTACACGCACGTCGAGGACGGAGCGGACGTGATCGCCGAACGCGCCCAGGCGCTCGGTGGCGTCCCCGTCTCGGGGCCATCGAACCAGGAAGATCGTGCCACCGTCGAGTTCGAGGGCGAAGACGTCTACGACGTCCGGACGATGTTCGAAAACGACCTCGAAATCTACGGCGACATCATCGAATCGATGCGCGACAGCATCGAACTCGCCGAGAACCTCGGCGACCACGCCACCGCCCAGATCCTGCGGGAGATCCTCGTGACGCTCGAGGAGGACGGGCACCACTTCGAGCACTACCTCGAGGACGAGACGCTGGTGCTCGAGGAAGCGACCCACTAG
- a CDS encoding aldehyde dehydrogenase family protein, whose protein sequence is MATRVAQRRERIYVDGEWLETETVLSVSDLAEGGTFAQVAAAGPEEARTALGAAHEIKPDLRETTVVERATWCETIAEGLREREEELAEVIVREAGKPISSARGEVEQAAERFDRAAEEARNIVSKGEYREGSTEGHEGWQAIVKHEPIGAVLCITPYNYPLATTALQVAPALAAGNSVLLKPASKTPISAAILADVIADVDGIPDGAFNFVPGEASEIGDVLAGDDRVNAIAMTGSSGAGKHVARESGMVNLHMELGGNAPAIVFDDADLTDVAGNCAKGSFKYAGQRCSAISRVLAHESVHDDLVDLIDGQMDAWQAGDLFEEDTAFGPLISEDQADWVETLVEDAVEKGAEIVRGGERRAPEGVPDELADQFFEPTLLANVPQDARIVDEEQFGPIAAITTFEDEAEALEIANGSDLALDAAVFTNDYKRAMRMAERIDAGAVRINGAPSHGLGDVPFGGNKDSGIGREGLDASIHEMMRKKSIVL, encoded by the coding sequence ATGGCAACCAGAGTCGCACAGCGTCGAGAGCGGATTTACGTCGACGGCGAATGGCTCGAGACCGAGACCGTACTATCAGTGTCCGATCTCGCAGAGGGCGGGACCTTCGCACAGGTCGCCGCTGCAGGGCCAGAGGAGGCTCGAACTGCGCTTGGCGCGGCCCACGAAATAAAACCGGACCTCCGGGAGACGACGGTCGTCGAACGCGCGACGTGGTGTGAGACGATCGCCGAGGGACTGCGCGAGCGCGAGGAGGAACTCGCCGAGGTCATCGTTCGCGAGGCCGGCAAACCGATCTCGTCGGCCCGCGGAGAAGTCGAGCAGGCCGCCGAGCGTTTCGACCGCGCAGCCGAGGAAGCGCGCAACATCGTCAGCAAGGGCGAGTACCGCGAGGGGTCGACCGAGGGTCACGAGGGGTGGCAGGCGATCGTCAAGCACGAACCGATCGGTGCCGTCCTCTGTATCACGCCGTACAACTACCCGCTCGCGACGACGGCACTGCAGGTCGCGCCCGCGCTTGCGGCCGGCAACAGCGTACTGCTCAAGCCCGCCAGCAAGACGCCCATCTCGGCTGCGATCCTCGCCGACGTCATCGCCGACGTCGACGGGATTCCCGACGGCGCGTTCAACTTCGTCCCCGGCGAAGCCAGCGAGATCGGCGACGTCCTCGCGGGCGACGACCGCGTCAACGCGATCGCGATGACCGGCTCCTCGGGCGCGGGTAAACACGTCGCCCGCGAGAGCGGGATGGTCAACCTGCACATGGAACTCGGCGGCAACGCCCCGGCGATCGTCTTCGACGACGCCGACCTCACCGACGTCGCGGGCAACTGCGCCAAGGGATCGTTCAAGTACGCCGGCCAGCGCTGTTCGGCGATTTCGCGCGTCCTCGCCCACGAGTCGGTCCACGACGACCTCGTCGACCTGATCGACGGACAGATGGACGCCTGGCAGGCCGGCGATCTCTTCGAGGAAGACACCGCCTTCGGCCCGCTCATCAGCGAGGATCAGGCCGACTGGGTCGAAACGCTCGTCGAGGACGCCGTCGAGAAGGGCGCGGAGATCGTCCGCGGCGGGGAGCGACGTGCCCCCGAGGGCGTCCCCGACGAACTCGCCGACCAGTTCTTCGAACCGACGCTACTCGCGAACGTCCCCCAGGACGCCCGCATCGTCGACGAAGAGCAGTTCGGCCCCATCGCTGCCATCACCACGTTCGAAGACGAGGCCGAGGCCCTCGAAATCGCGAACGGCTCCGACCTCGCGCTCGACGCGGCCGTCTTCACGAACGACTACAAGCGTGCGATGCGGATGGCCGAGCGCATCGATGCCGGCGCGGTCCGGATCAACGGCGCGCCGAGTCACGGCCTGGGCGACGTTCCCTTCGGCGGCAACAAAGACTCCGGTATCGGTCGCGAGGGACTCGACGCCTCGATCCACGAGATGATGCGCAAGAAGAGTATCGTCCTCTAA
- a CDS encoding universal stress protein has translation MYDTILIPTDGSEQADRGVEQGLSLAANYDAEVVLLYVVDERRHGRTPALGSTAVEHAKIEDEAIEMLEEIADRASDRGLDVDCACHRGLPWEEITSLAEQRDTDLIVMGRRGATDDRRTALGSVADRVMRHTDIPVQAV, from the coding sequence ATGTACGACACGATCCTCATCCCGACCGACGGAAGCGAACAGGCGGATCGCGGGGTCGAGCAGGGGTTGAGTCTCGCCGCCAACTACGACGCGGAGGTCGTGCTTCTCTACGTCGTCGACGAACGCAGACACGGACGGACGCCGGCGCTGGGCAGTACCGCGGTCGAACACGCGAAAATAGAGGACGAAGCCATCGAAATGCTCGAGGAGATCGCGGACCGGGCCAGCGATCGGGGCCTCGACGTCGACTGCGCGTGTCACCGGGGACTCCCCTGGGAGGAGATCACGTCCCTCGCGGAACAGCGGGACACCGACCTGATCGTGATGGGACGACGAGGGGCGACTGACGACCGACGAACGGCACTCGGGAGCGTCGCCGACCGGGTGATGAGACACACTGACATTCCCGTTCAGGCCGTCTGA
- a CDS encoding macro domain-containing protein codes for MEYDVVQGDIAAQSADALVNAAGTSLEMGSGVAGALRRGAGEAINEEATETGPVDLGEVAVTDAYDLNAEYVIHAAAMPHYGNGQATAESIREATRNALEKADDLGCRSLVVPALGCGVAGFETAEGAELIVEELDRYEPDTLEDVRFIAYSDEEYETIRAVTAEGSDVDR; via the coding sequence ATGGAGTACGACGTCGTTCAGGGAGACATCGCTGCACAGTCCGCCGACGCGCTCGTCAACGCCGCCGGGACGAGCCTCGAGATGGGGTCGGGCGTCGCCGGGGCGCTCCGTCGGGGTGCAGGCGAGGCGATCAACGAGGAAGCCACGGAGACGGGACCCGTCGACCTCGGCGAGGTCGCCGTCACCGACGCCTACGACCTGAACGCCGAGTACGTGATTCACGCCGCCGCCATGCCCCACTACGGGAACGGCCAGGCGACGGCGGAAAGTATTCGCGAGGCCACGCGAAACGCCCTGGAGAAAGCCGACGACCTCGGCTGTCGCTCGCTCGTCGTTCCGGCGCTGGGCTGTGGTGTGGCCGGCTTCGAGACTGCCGAGGGTGCCGAACTCATCGTCGAGGAACTCGACCGCTACGAGCCCGACACGCTCGAGGACGTGCGGTTCATCGCCTACAGCGACGAAGAGTACGAGACGATTCGTGCGGTGACGGCCGAGGGTAGCGACGTGGATCGGTGA
- a CDS encoding acetate--CoA ligase family protein: protein MGRLSALFDPETVAVVGATDREGAVGRAILENLRDGFAGEVVPINPSREEVLGLECYENAKSAPPIDLAVVVVPPDIVIESIRDLAGAGTENVVVITAGFAETGSEGAERERQLRELADEHDLNVVGPNSLGIMATPNGMNATFGPEDALEGSISFMSQSGAFITAVLDWANEQGIGFQDVVSLGNKTVLDETDFVREWGGDPDTDVIIGYLEDIDDGQGFIEAAREVTADTPIVLVKSGRTDAGAQAASSHTGAIAGSERAYEAGLDQAGVLRARSVQELFDYARALAGLPQPESDGVAVVTNAGGPGVLTTDAVGDSRLEMASFADETIETLAEAMPEEANVYNPIDAIGDADVERFGEALEIALADPNVGSAVVVAAPTAVLSYDDLAETVIEKLEEHETPVVTCLMGGKRAREAEATLRESGIPNYFDPSRAVSGLDALARFRDIRELRTDEPERFDVDRERARDILARATRRDDNRLGVESMDLLEAYGIPTPQGEIVDDPDRAREVATGIEGDVVMKIVSPDISHKSDIGGVTVGVADEDVYDAYEDVVARARNYQPDATILGVQVQEMLDLETATETIVGMNRDPQFGPLLLFGLGGIFVEILEDTAVRVAPIGEGEAREMVDEIKAAPLLRGARGREPADVGRVVETIQRLSQLVTDFPSILELDVNPLVAGPDGVQAIDLRLTVDPNELDTEEP, encoded by the coding sequence ATGGGACGGTTATCCGCACTCTTCGACCCCGAGACCGTCGCCGTGGTCGGCGCGACCGACCGCGAGGGCGCAGTCGGCCGGGCGATCCTCGAGAACCTGCGAGACGGGTTCGCCGGCGAGGTCGTCCCGATCAACCCCTCGCGCGAGGAGGTACTCGGGCTCGAGTGTTACGAGAACGCGAAGAGCGCACCGCCGATCGATCTGGCGGTGGTCGTCGTACCGCCCGATATCGTCATCGAGTCGATTCGAGATCTCGCGGGCGCGGGCACCGAGAACGTGGTCGTGATTACGGCTGGGTTTGCCGAGACCGGGAGCGAGGGGGCCGAACGCGAACGGCAGCTCCGCGAACTCGCCGACGAGCACGACCTCAACGTCGTCGGGCCGAACAGCCTCGGCATCATGGCCACGCCCAACGGCATGAACGCCACCTTCGGCCCCGAGGACGCACTCGAGGGATCGATCTCCTTCATGAGCCAGTCGGGGGCGTTCATCACCGCCGTGCTCGACTGGGCCAACGAACAGGGGATCGGCTTTCAGGACGTCGTTTCGCTGGGCAACAAGACGGTGCTCGACGAGACGGATTTCGTCCGCGAGTGGGGTGGGGATCCCGATACCGACGTCATCATCGGCTATCTCGAGGACATCGACGACGGGCAGGGGTTCATCGAGGCCGCTCGCGAGGTCACTGCCGATACCCCGATCGTCCTCGTCAAATCCGGCCGAACGGACGCCGGCGCGCAGGCGGCCTCCTCTCACACCGGCGCGATCGCCGGCAGCGAACGGGCCTACGAGGCCGGCCTCGACCAGGCCGGCGTACTCCGCGCCCGCTCGGTCCAGGAACTGTTCGATTACGCGCGGGCGCTTGCGGGCTTGCCCCAACCCGAGTCCGACGGGGTCGCCGTCGTCACGAACGCGGGCGGTCCCGGCGTGCTCACGACCGACGCCGTCGGCGACTCGAGGCTCGAGATGGCCTCGTTCGCCGACGAGACGATCGAGACGCTCGCCGAGGCGATGCCCGAGGAAGCCAACGTCTACAACCCGATCGACGCGATCGGCGACGCCGACGTCGAGCGATTCGGCGAGGCCCTCGAAATCGCACTCGCGGACCCGAACGTGGGCAGCGCAGTGGTCGTCGCCGCGCCGACGGCAGTCCTCTCCTACGACGACCTCGCCGAGACGGTCATCGAGAAGCTCGAGGAACACGAGACCCCGGTCGTCACGTGCCTGATGGGCGGCAAACGAGCCCGCGAGGCCGAGGCGACGCTGCGCGAGTCGGGGATTCCGAACTACTTCGATCCCTCGCGGGCGGTCTCGGGACTCGACGCGCTCGCTCGCTTCCGGGACATCCGCGAGCTGCGGACCGACGAGCCGGAGCGCTTCGACGTCGACCGCGAGCGTGCTCGCGACATCCTGGCGCGTGCCACGCGACGCGACGACAACCGGCTCGGCGTCGAGTCGATGGACCTCCTCGAGGCCTACGGGATTCCGACCCCCCAGGGAGAGATCGTCGACGACCCCGACCGCGCTCGCGAGGTCGCCACAGGAATCGAGGGCGACGTCGTCATGAAGATCGTCAGCCCCGATATCTCCCACAAGTCCGACATCGGCGGCGTCACGGTCGGCGTCGCCGACGAAGACGTCTACGACGCCTACGAGGACGTCGTCGCGAGAGCGCGAAACTACCAGCCCGACGCGACGATACTCGGCGTACAGGTCCAGGAGATGCTCGACCTCGAGACCGCGACCGAGACCATCGTCGGGATGAACCGCGATCCGCAGTTCGGCCCGCTGTTGCTGTTCGGACTCGGCGGCATCTTCGTCGAGATCCTCGAGGACACGGCCGTCCGCGTGGCCCCGATCGGGGAGGGCGAGGCCCGAGAGATGGTCGACGAAATCAAGGCCGCGCCGCTGTTGCGGGGCGCTCGCGGCCGCGAACCGGCGGACGTCGGGCGCGTCGTCGAGACGATCCAGCGACTCTCGCAGCTGGTGACGGACTTCCCGTCGATCCTCGAACTCGACGTCAACCCGCTCGTGGCGGGCCCCGACGGCGTACAGGCGATCGATCTGCGACTCACCGTCGATCCGAACGAACTCGACACGGAGGAACCATGA
- a CDS encoding metal ABC transporter substrate-binding protein, with product MNLTRRTLVKTGAGALATGAVAGCLDDIGSATATMDSGYAAFFTLWDWAEQISGDAMEFENPVGTGEAGHGWSPSGDLTRDIADSGAFVYLDTAEFSWAQDIAATLESDYDTVAVIDGFEGLDDQLLGWDHEVETGGHEHDDDGHETDGHDDHDGDGHDDEHESAHDGHDHDPSSVDPHAWLDPVLAGEMVTAIADGLADADPDNAETYEENAAEYAADLESLDQQFEELIDAANRRVAVFAGHDSFTYLQERYGFEIHTPVGVSAQAQVTTDAMAATIDLVDEEGIETILYNPFKATDGSYQMVENILEGSNATDAMPITHLSGTLAKWHEEGLGYREQMEEINLPAFREVLDAQ from the coding sequence ATGAACCTGACACGGCGCACGCTGGTGAAAACGGGGGCCGGCGCGCTCGCGACCGGCGCTGTTGCGGGCTGCCTCGACGACATCGGCAGCGCAACCGCGACGATGGATTCGGGCTACGCCGCCTTCTTTACCCTCTGGGACTGGGCCGAGCAGATCAGCGGCGACGCCATGGAGTTCGAAAACCCGGTCGGCACGGGCGAGGCCGGCCACGGCTGGTCGCCGAGTGGCGATCTCACCCGGGACATCGCCGACTCCGGTGCCTTCGTCTATCTAGATACCGCCGAATTCTCGTGGGCACAGGACATCGCAGCGACCCTCGAGAGCGATTACGACACCGTCGCCGTGATCGACGGCTTCGAGGGACTCGACGATCAGTTACTCGGCTGGGATCACGAGGTGGAGACCGGCGGTCACGAACACGACGACGACGGCCACGAGACCGATGGACACGACGACCATGACGGTGACGGACACGACGATGAACACGAAAGCGCGCACGACGGGCACGATCACGACCCGTCGTCGGTCGATCCACACGCCTGGCTCGATCCCGTGCTCGCGGGGGAGATGGTTACGGCCATCGCCGACGGGCTCGCCGACGCCGACCCGGACAACGCCGAGACCTACGAAGAAAACGCCGCCGAGTACGCCGCCGACCTCGAGTCCCTCGACCAGCAGTTCGAGGAGTTGATCGACGCGGCGAATCGGCGCGTCGCCGTCTTCGCCGGCCACGACTCGTTTACGTACCTCCAGGAGCGATACGGGTTCGAAATCCACACGCCAGTTGGCGTCTCCGCGCAGGCGCAGGTTACCACCGACGCGATGGCAGCGACGATCGACCTCGTCGACGAGGAGGGGATCGAGACCATCCTCTACAACCCGTTCAAAGCGACCGACGGGTCGTATCAGATGGTAGAGAACATCCTCGAGGGGAGCAATGCCACTGACGCGATGCCGATTACGCACTTGTCCGGGACCCTCGCGAAGTGGCACGAGGAGGGATTGGGCTACCGGGAGCAAATGGAAGAAATAAACCTGCCCGCGTTCAGAGAGGTACTAGACGCACAGTGA
- a CDS encoding carbohydrate kinase family protein, whose product MSQDVLVAGETLIDCIPERPGPLADVAGFERRPGGAPANVAVALARLTVPPLFWTRVGADPFGRYLEGVLAEYGLPDRFVERDGAAKTTLAFVTHDEGGEREFTFYRDGTADTRLEPGRIPDRTLSDCEWVHAGGVTLSSGSSREATMDLLERAAAAGCSVSFDPNLRPELWPDAETFASVVRDGLAHVDVCFATAAELEALGFSGGTPTELASAAVDRGTVDTVFLTRGEEGAVAVAGDDAPWPGERVEHAGYEVETVDTTGAGDAFVAGAIAALREGQSLAETVAFANAVAATATTDSGAMSALPTRDAVAPLLEG is encoded by the coding sequence ATGTCCCAGGACGTGCTCGTCGCGGGTGAAACGCTGATCGACTGCATTCCCGAGCGACCCGGCCCCCTCGCGGACGTCGCGGGGTTCGAACGCCGGCCCGGCGGCGCGCCGGCGAACGTCGCAGTCGCGCTCGCGCGACTCACAGTGCCGCCGCTGTTCTGGACCCGTGTCGGCGCGGACCCGTTCGGCCGGTACCTCGAGGGGGTGCTCGCCGAGTACGGCCTTCCCGACCGATTCGTCGAACGCGACGGTGCTGCAAAGACCACGCTCGCGTTCGTCACCCACGACGAGGGTGGCGAACGCGAGTTTACCTTCTACCGGGACGGAACGGCCGACACCCGCCTCGAGCCCGGCCGAATCCCCGATAGGACGCTGTCGGACTGCGAGTGGGTCCACGCCGGCGGCGTCACCCTCTCGAGTGGCTCGTCCCGCGAGGCGACGATGGACCTGCTCGAGCGCGCGGCAGCGGCGGGCTGTTCGGTCTCGTTCGATCCGAACCTGCGACCCGAACTCTGGCCCGACGCGGAAACGTTCGCGAGCGTCGTCCGCGATGGGCTTGCCCACGTCGACGTCTGCTTTGCGACGGCCGCGGAACTCGAGGCCCTCGGGTTCAGCGGCGGGACGCCGACGGAACTCGCGAGCGCGGCGGTCGACCGGGGAACGGTCGATACCGTCTTCCTGACGCGGGGTGAGGAGGGTGCCGTCGCCGTCGCTGGCGACGACGCGCCCTGGCCCGGAGAGCGCGTCGAACACGCTGGCTACGAGGTCGAGACCGTGGATACGACGGGTGCCGGTGACGCCTTCGTCGCCGGAGCGATCGCCGCGCTCCGGGAGGGGCAGTCCCTCGCGGAGACGGTCGCGTTCGCGAACGCGGTCGCGGCGACGGCGACGACCGACTCCGGGGCGATGTCGGCGCTGCCGACTCGCGACGCGGTGGCTCCGTTGCTCGAGGGGTGA
- a CDS encoding metal ABC transporter ATP-binding protein, whose protein sequence is MTVVDLENVTFAYGEQPAVKEVSLTVEEGDFLGLIGPNGSGKTTLLHLMLGLRSPDRGSIELFGAPVSEFDDGERIGYVSQQATSAGGSMPVTVREAVTMGRFAHAGHGRLTDEDRVTVDEALETVGITELADRQVNQLSGGQRQRAYIARALASEADLLALDEPTVGVDAESRDAFYQLLESLNASGITIILIEHDIGVVTDRASRIACINTELYHHGDTESFVESDALTEAYGATGQVVHHHH, encoded by the coding sequence GTGACCGTCGTCGATCTCGAAAACGTGACGTTCGCCTACGGCGAGCAGCCGGCGGTCAAGGAGGTCTCGCTGACTGTCGAGGAGGGCGACTTTTTGGGACTGATCGGCCCCAACGGCTCGGGCAAGACGACCCTCTTGCATCTCATGCTCGGATTGCGCAGTCCGGATCGCGGCTCGATCGAGCTATTCGGTGCCCCCGTCTCCGAGTTCGACGACGGCGAACGGATCGGCTACGTCTCCCAGCAGGCGACCAGCGCCGGCGGTTCGATGCCGGTCACCGTCCGCGAGGCCGTCACCATGGGTCGGTTCGCCCACGCGGGTCACGGGCGACTGACCGACGAGGACCGCGTGACCGTCGACGAGGCCCTCGAGACGGTCGGTATCACCGAACTGGCCGACCGGCAGGTCAACCAGCTCTCGGGCGGCCAACGCCAGCGGGCCTACATCGCCCGGGCGCTGGCCTCCGAGGCCGACCTCCTGGCGCTCGACGAGCCGACCGTCGGGGTCGACGCCGAGTCCCGCGACGCGTTCTATCAACTGCTCGAGTCGCTCAACGCGTCGGGAATCACGATCATCCTGATCGAACACGATATCGGCGTCGTCACGGATCGCGCGAGCCGGATCGCCTGCATCAATACGGAGCTGTACCACCACGGTGACACGGAATCGTTCGTCGAAAGCGACGCGTTGACCGAGGCCTACGGCGCGACGGGCCAGGTCGTCCATCACCACCACTGA
- a CDS encoding YhjD/YihY/BrkB family envelope integrity protein, translating to MGFPVRGTIPFAKSVATGIQEKNVTFMAASIAYQAFISLIPLLVLVFFLVSFVGDEGLATQVSSATEGFLPESGRVVLEDGIEGTTGSAGTSIIGLLVLLWGSLKIFRGLDTAFSEIYASTEDNSLVDQLRDGIVVFGAIGVALVAAGATSIVFAFFPDSLFIGLVNPLLLVVGLTLAFLPMYYFFPDVDVSVREVVPGVVVAAVGWALLQSLFQVYVAVSSSSESAGPIGAILLLLTWLYFGGLVLLVGAVVNATHSGHIDVAREETASGSIAGIPEGSDRSPVVETGQRERERLERRLTALRRERDQLQHDRRAQRTRRYRLEDRVDELEARIDGLEAENERLRNELAARQGSSWRRRLRGVLRRVRTLNVGVVENRNE from the coding sequence ATGGGGTTTCCGGTTCGTGGAACGATTCCCTTCGCGAAGTCCGTCGCCACGGGGATCCAGGAGAAGAACGTGACGTTCATGGCCGCCAGTATCGCCTACCAGGCGTTCATTTCGTTGATTCCGCTCCTCGTGTTGGTCTTCTTTCTCGTCTCGTTCGTCGGCGACGAGGGACTCGCCACGCAGGTCTCGTCGGCGACCGAAGGGTTCCTCCCCGAGAGCGGACGGGTCGTGCTCGAGGACGGGATCGAGGGGACGACCGGGAGCGCGGGAACGTCGATCATCGGCCTGCTCGTCCTCCTGTGGGGGTCGTTGAAGATCTTTCGTGGACTCGACACCGCGTTCTCGGAGATCTACGCGTCGACCGAGGACAACTCGCTGGTCGACCAGTTGCGCGACGGGATCGTCGTCTTCGGGGCCATCGGGGTCGCGCTCGTGGCAGCGGGAGCGACCAGCATCGTCTTCGCGTTCTTCCCCGACAGTCTCTTCATCGGCCTGGTGAACCCGCTGTTGCTCGTGGTCGGCCTGACACTCGCCTTCCTCCCGATGTACTACTTCTTCCCCGACGTCGACGTCTCCGTCCGCGAGGTCGTTCCCGGGGTCGTCGTCGCCGCCGTCGGCTGGGCGCTCCTCCAGTCGCTGTTTCAGGTCTACGTCGCCGTCTCGAGCAGTTCCGAGTCGGCGGGACCGATCGGCGCGATCCTCCTCCTGTTGACCTGGCTGTACTTCGGCGGGCTCGTGTTGCTCGTCGGTGCCGTCGTCAACGCCACCCACTCGGGGCACATCGACGTCGCCCGCGAGGAGACGGCGTCGGGATCGATCGCGGGAATCCCCGAGGGCTCGGATCGGAGTCCCGTCGTCGAGACCGGCCAGCGCGAACGCGAGCGTCTCGAGCGTCGACTCACGGCACTCCGGCGGGAGCGCGACCAGTTACAACACGATCGTCGAGCCCAGCGAACCCGCCGGTACCGGCTCGAGGACCGCGTCGACGAACTCGAGGCGCGGATCGACGGGCTCGAGGCGGAGAACGAACGGCTCCGCAACGAACTCGCGGCTCGGCAGGGGTCGTCGTGGCGACGGCGGCTACGCGGCGTGTTGAGGCGGGTGCGGACGCTGAACGTCGGTGTCGTCGAGAATCGCAACGAGTAG